From Syngnathoides biaculeatus isolate LvHL_M chromosome 12, ASM1980259v1, whole genome shotgun sequence:
tttcttgtgaAGTACTGTcatgtgaaattctaaaaaaaattatttttgtgggtTTACCTGTGTCGATTTCTCCAGCTGCCTGCTGGACTTGGACTTGAGGTCTTGCAGTTCCCGCTCAGCATCTTCTTTCTTGAGTCGGGCATGGTTGACCTGATACTGGAGCTCTGCGCGGACCTGGAGAAGACACAAATGTCCACGGTATGCGTATATATGCGtgcattttaatcaatttttgcaaaatctaaaatcacttaattcattttattgtcatgaatGACCCATTTATAAATTGAATGTATGTAAAGTGTAATTTAAAAACTGAGGCAGAATACAGAGGTGATAGGTGTAGTTTTGCTGCCATCCAGTGGAATTAATAAGGATTAgaaattttgtcaaatttgtgGTTGTCATGAATCAAAAAACAATTCTCAAGAGGACATTTGCTTATTATACATTATAAATAAACATGACTACTTTGCTGTTGTCTTGTTCCGCACTGGCGAGTTGTTGCAGCGCGCCTTCAAGCTGATTGGTCAGTGAGctcttgtctgtgtggagtctgtCAAGTTGGCCTTCCAGCTCGCTGGTACGTTGGGAGAGCCAGGCCACCTAATGCACACAAAGTTGGACATGGAAACACTTTATTATGGAACATAAGTAGTGAATAATTTAAATTACAACGATCTATCATAAGCCTAAGAACAAACAGAACTATCAATATCCCCCAATtttccaggggaaaaaaaagttaaaaccttacaattactttttttttttaagacgttACAAGACAGCAgcactggttagagcgttggcctcacaatcctgaggaccagggttcaaatcccggccccgcctgtatggcgtttgcatgatctccccatccctgcatgggttttctccgggcactccagtttcctcccatatacccaaaaacatgcattcaatggagactctgaattgacccagttgtggttgtgagtgcaactgttgtctgtcaacatgtgccctgcgattgcctggcaagcagttctgggtgtactctgcttcctgcccaatggcagctgcgataggctccagcatcccccccgaccctcgtgaggataagcagcttggaaaatggatggatggatattacaagAACAAAGGcggatttgttttcaagcaaaaaaaaatgcaatccttacaaaaacaaaggacaaTATCAGAATGAATGACAAATTCTAGAAAATGTCCAAAGGATGCGGAGCAGCATTAAAATCTTAATATATATTCTTTGTCTTATCATATTTTCTCGTGTATGCTCTCGTTTGATTGTACAAATGCTGTAACAAACTGTACATACGTGGCACTTACAGTATTTGCGAGCTCCTCCTCCTGTCTGCGACCCTCGCTGCGTCCTTCCTCTCTGGCCTTGACTATTCTGTCCTTCAGGGCCTGCGCGTCACGTTCTCGCTGCGCCGTCTGCCGGGCGAGCTCCCTGGACAGCTGCTGGCACTGCACCTCTACCTGCACGGGGACGGCAATGTGTGTCACATTGTTGGTTGAATTGGGGGGTTGTTGTAAAGGGAACATTGTTTCACCAATTAAGTCGACTAAAGAGGTAAAATATTTGGGGAATTTGAATTTCACAGATCACTATTCATAAACTCACTTATTTGTGCTTTATAAAATCTCGAAATGAACTCAGTGATTCACcgaaaaatttgtttttcctccactttCTATAGCACCCTAAcattccacaagatggcgccaaagcctTGAGTAATACCAAAGTAGCACATGGGGAGTGACGTTTTTTGTATGTCAGGGAAGAGGGAAGATTAGCCTCGGTTGTTAGTATAAGTTAAGTCTTCGCCACGTGCATTTTTTCTGAGGCAAACCATCTCTAAGTCATTCATTTTCAAGGGTCAGGTATACGATGAATTTTAAATTATATCTAAATGTTTCGGGatcggcggcacagtggagctactggtaaagcgatggcctcacagttctgaggacccgggttccatcccggcctcgcctatgtggggtttgcatgttctccccgtgcctgcgcgggtttcctccgggcactctggtttcctcccacattccaaaaacatgcaacattgattggacactctaaattgccccaaggtgtgattgtgattgtggctgtttgtctcaatgtgccctgtgattggctggcaaccccgcctcctgccccttgacagctcgtgaggatatgcgggcaaagaaaatggatggatggacgtttcgGAATCGGCAGCATGGTGGGCAgagtgggttcaatcccagagccgcctgtgtggagtttgcatgttctccccgtgcctgcatgggttttctccgggcattccggtttcctcccacatcccaaaaacaggcaacattaattggatactctaaattgcccctaggtgtgattgtgagtacggctgtttgtttctatgtgccctgcgattggctggcaaccacttcagggtgtaccctgcctcctgcccattgacagctgggataggctccagcactcccatgactctcgtgaggatatgcggctaagaaaatggatggatgttttgggatcGTAGTCTCTGGTAAATTTACGTGTGAAACTATTAATAGACAACATTTTTAGGGGatgtcaataataataaaagcaaaatattttgaataactCCATTGTGGTTAGCATTTTTATATAAGAGAATAGTAGGCAGATTTTGGTGACAAACAGTCcgaggttttatttttaactaaaGCCATTTCACCCTGCCCTCTATCCATGTACATAATCCTACCTCAGCTTTGTGCAGGTGGGCCTCCTCGGCCATCTCCACTGCACCTTTGacttgcagacaagcagtccactcccgctgctgaaactcctggCGAGCTGACCGTGCTGCACTCAGAGCCGCCAGCAGCTCGTCACGCTCCCTGCAATTCGGCCCAAAATTACGTAGTTACGCAGATATGTTATATCAACACATGGTGAACCCCAGTTTATCGGGGAGGATATATTCCTGAGACACATCTTGTGTAATACAATTTTACCCTTGCCCCGTTTAAAGACATTCAAACttattaaaacacacttttcaaagtattccttAGCACGTCTTCTCACACTCACTTGCACAGTTCACCAAATTACTGACTTCAGCGTGCACTCACAGTACATTAGAAGCTTGACATAAAACTgatatataaaacaaaagagatttcaatatattgtgtgtgtgtacatatataatatataaaatgtaaattaaataaataactaaatataaATTCTGCTTGCTAAATGCtaacatataaataaaaaaagacagatggGTTGACAGAAATTTGAATAAATGATGGGAACTATTGTGATGTTCCAAGAGCACAAATGAATTCATTTCAGACCGTTTCTTGTGGCTGAATCAATTTCAAAATTTCTTTAAATTCATAaagatttaatttcattttttgttgaagTGTTATTGAAGTTAGcttataattgttttgtttgtctaaaaaaaaaaaaaaaaaaaaaaaaaaatcattcagaaGTTACTCACCAGTTagtctgaactttttttttccactgagtaCTACTCATACTCAAGTAACTATTTGGaggactattttttttacttttgtcataTTATTCTATTTAAAGTAAAAGGACCCTCCACAGTTTTTTTGCAACTCTATCCGACTCTACTTAACCAAAGACAAAGCACGATAAAGCAGGGTAATACTCCACTGTAATGTCTCAACTGACTTGGTGAGTCGGTCCAGAGCCTGGACGTGTGCGTTGGCAGGAGCCCCGGCCAAGAGCGCCTCCTGCTGCGCGCACTTCAGACATAACCCGGACACACGCGGGACGCAATCGACTCGCACCGACGATGGGGCCTCTTTTTCAGCGTTTCTCATACAGGCTGTCAGCTCCTCGCAGTCTTTCTGACTGAGAGAGAGATCCCTCCTGTGTAGTCAAAGAGTGAGAAGATGATCAAGGGAAAGCAGGAAAGTTACTTAAGAAGCAATAAAAAGTGAGCGGACAACCTCAGGGAGATGACCTGAGCCTCCAGCGTTTCAATCTGGGCCTGATGCACCACCTTCAATTGTTcctgatacacacacacacaaacaacggattaaatattgtttgtgtgaggataagcacacATGCATCCATGTAAGAAAAAGGTATTTTGTGTTTATTGACTCAACTGTGGAGAACACCGCTCTCAAGTGTTAAACTCTAAGTTTGTAGggattcatttttaattgcaaTATGACAtcaattattataatttttaaaaaaattaaaaaaaaaactttacaaatgtgcttcaTTAAAACTGCACACGTTAAAGAACAAACTGTTAAGaactaaaatgtttttacaactGTATAGACagatttatcattattattaaactACAATAAAGACTAATAAAATGCAAAGTATAATacttatattattattacaacagtataatgtgattttttgATTAAGAGAATTAAGGTATTGAGaattgtatattgtatataagtatatgtataatgtgtgaTTTTAGAAAATTcagagaactaaaaaaaaaaataaataaatacttgattACTTGATAGTGAACATTAATTAAGACAAACATCAAAATGGTGGATATAACCTATTATATGTGGGGGGCGGGAGAACAAACCAGCTCATGTTTCCGTGCTGTGTGGTCCCCTCTCTTGGCCATATGACTGTCGCCTGACACATTTTCATTCACCTAAAAATACGAGACAGCACACTAAGTTGTGAGAGAATGTCCACAtgcttttgcaaatatttttaattcaagacaaaaaaaagcaggGAACAGCAACCTTTAAACGTGCATTATTTAATGGGACCGTTAGGTGGCAACCTTACCATCAGTGTTGACAGTGCCTCGTATAAACAGAACATATATGTAACTTTTAATAACTCGTACACACACAGTTGGTCTCTGGAATGGCTGCCCACGCATCAAGTGTGAGATTAAACgagaaaatgttttgctgtattcccatttctgaaaatgtgttttgtatttttttttaattattgttttatttattttgcgtgGGGTAAACTTTTCCTACTCTGGAAGGAGTATCCAAAAACACCACAAAAAGTCACTAAACCTCTTAATAGCCATATTATTAAAAATCAGTCACTAGTGGGGTTGAAAAAATTACTAAAAATAGCGGCAGAATTGCTCAGTAAGTTGAGCAGCCACTTGCTTTGTCCCAACACCCAAGCTCCACCCCTGATTGTGTGACAAGTGGATGTTTAGTGTATTATAACTCTTTATCCTTTTTAATATATTGCCGGAAGAATGTAAAACTGAGACCTTTAATTAAGGTACCTGGTTCAGTTGGGAAATGATTAACCTTTTagaggacaaaaatgaaaatgaattacaTGTATCATTTGCGTTTTGACAGGAacatacaatttataaaaatgtacattttaccGTGCGGTTTGGAAATGTTTGGTGGTCCTTCAGAGACATGTCCGCATGTTTGGCCTGGAGCTCCGTGCGTAGTTTCTCGTTCTCCACCACGACGACTCGGATGCGCTGTTTAAGGCCTTGCTGCTCTTCCTGTCAcacagccgcacacacacaaaggtaaAATTGAACCAGCTGCCgacaaaacacaattttcaaaacaaacctTGCAGAATCTGACTTCAGCCTCCAGGTGTTGAATGTAGTCTGGGGGGTTGTGAGTCACTGGGACCAAGTCCTGACAAGGAGACGTggtcataaataaatacataaacacacacgcacgtgcacACGCTCTTGAAGACATGCacttataattacaaatgttacagtacttacgcagcccattaatgtgttttattataatagcgtccaccaccactgctttcgttagcaacacagtctgggcaacgtagagcaaagacaagctagacatgctgcctATGTTTACTTACGATATTAATGGAggaagttaaagaagaaatgctgttgttttaagatgcaatgagtgtcggagtatgtgaataatcgaagaaaaagtggttaaactggacgagattttctcttttccgagtgggaaaactctggtctgaagccaaagtataaaatgcaggatgagatggtgtgtcattttaaaagtccaccttggcacagcctgatccaggatgaaagcacagacagtatagtgcacaaaaagctaattctgtattttaaatacagaaggCAACACaagattaaccttaaaacagtttgggagcatcatcatcatcatcatcatcatcatcatctcccgACCCCAGtagcttgcgagaggctggctccTCTAAAAGtacatcttggggtaaaaaagtctgggcacgcCTGTACTAAAAGGGCACAACTACAGGGTCACTGCTTGGTATTTAAAATAAGAATAGTGTATAGTCTTAGAAAGAAATACAGGAAGAGGGAATGATTTTCAACAATATACTGTAGCAAATCAACAGTTGTGTTATGTGGATTGTTGTAAAGTTTTATAATCTCCCACTGTTGTTGAG
This genomic window contains:
- the sdccag8 gene encoding serologically defined colon cancer antigen 8 homolog isoform X3; this encodes MKAFESDEEQEDQLGLYQKQLRERANQSLQQLSGVLEQLHHDDEEKQEAVRYGDSGGPWTSTTENNQPLWSQKKQSEAVNQLKSLLLKQGKEMPAPLSPSKDLVPVTHNPPDYIQHLEAEVRFCKEEQQGLKQRIRVVVVENEKLRTELQAKHADMSLKDHQTFPNRTVNENVSGDSHMAKRGDHTARKHELEQLKVVHQAQIETLEAQVISLRRDLSLSQKDCEELTACMRNAEKEAPSSVRVDCVPRVSGLCLKCAQQEALLAGAPANAHVQALDRLTKERDELLAALSAARSARQEFQQREWTACLQVKGAVEMAEEAHLHKAEVEVQCQQLSRELARQTAQRERDAQALKDRIVKAREEGRSEGRRQEEELANTVAWLSQRTSELEGQLDRLHTDKSSLTNQLEGALQQLASAEQDNSKVRAELQYQVNHARLKKEDAERELQDLKSKSSRQLEKSTQEVEKLSSELVGCRQRLEAVQRDGGQWQAEALSLAEQLANAQRQLHLTREDNETAARAHEDKMACAARAWRDREGEMTALLQQMEMQHLQRAGELDRLLSSQTSLIKKLKEECRTLGAALEELTGNRRREVEQLAVVNQHLQDTVKSTRARCLDMEKQCVQHGRVHHTMKNRD
- the sdccag8 gene encoding serologically defined colon cancer antigen 8 homolog isoform X4; translation: MPAPLSPSKDLVPVTHNPPDYIQHLEAEVRFCKEEQQGLKQRIRVVVVENEKLRTELQAKHADMSLKDHQTFPNRTVNENVSGDSHMAKRGDHTARKHELEQLKVVHQAQIETLEAQVISLRRDLSLSQKDCEELTACMRNAEKEAPSSVRVDCVPRVSGLCLKCAQQEALLAGAPANAHVQALDRLTKERDELLAALSAARSARQEFQQREWTACLQVKGAVEMAEEAHLHKAEVEVQCQQLSRELARQTAQRERDAQALKDRIVKAREEGRSEGRRQEEELANTVAWLSQRTSELEGQLDRLHTDKSSLTNQLEGALQQLASAEQDNSKVRAELQYQVNHARLKKEDAERELQDLKSKSSRQLEKSTQEVEKLSSELVGCRQRLEAVQRDGGQWQAEALSLAEQLANAQRQLHLTREDNETAARAHEDKMACAARAWRDREGEMTALLQQMEMQHLQRAGELDRLLSSQTSLIKKLKEECRTLGAALEELTGNRRREVEQLAVVNQHLQDTVKSTRARCLDMEKQCVQHGRVHHTMKNRAPVPAGAKTAPQHDAATPMLHSWDGVLRSRTLPLFPADLTLAITAKQLHFSFIRPHVLSPELKIFVLVSFCKL
- the sdccag8 gene encoding serologically defined colon cancer antigen 8 homolog isoform X1, whose protein sequence is MKAFESDEEQEDQLGLYQKQLRERANQSLQQLSGVLEQLHHDDEEKQEAVRYGDSGGPWTSTTENNQPLWSQKKQSEAVNQLKSLLLKQGKEMPAPLSPSKDLVPVTHNPPDYIQHLEAEVRFCKEEQQGLKQRIRVVVVENEKLRTELQAKHADMSLKDHQTFPNRTVNENVSGDSHMAKRGDHTARKHELEQLKVVHQAQIETLEAQVISLRRDLSLSQKDCEELTACMRNAEKEAPSSVRVDCVPRVSGLCLKCAQQEALLAGAPANAHVQALDRLTKERDELLAALSAARSARQEFQQREWTACLQVKGAVEMAEEAHLHKAEVEVQCQQLSRELARQTAQRERDAQALKDRIVKAREEGRSEGRRQEEELANTVAWLSQRTSELEGQLDRLHTDKSSLTNQLEGALQQLASAEQDNSKVRAELQYQVNHARLKKEDAERELQDLKSKSSRQLEKSTQEVEKLSSELVGCRQRLEAVQRDGGQWQAEALSLAEQLANAQRQLHLTREDNETAARAHEDKMACAARAWRDREGEMTALLQQMEMQHLQRAGELDRLLSSQTSLIKKLKEECRTLGAALEELTGNRRREVEQLAVVNQHLQDTVKSTRARCLDMEKQCVQHGRVHHTMKNRAPVPAGAKTAPQHDAATPMLHSWDGVLRSRTLPLFPADLTLAITAKQLHFSFIRPHVLSPELKIFVLVSFCKL
- the sdccag8 gene encoding serologically defined colon cancer antigen 8 homolog isoform X2, producing the protein MKAFESDEEQEDQLGLYQKQLRERANQSLQQLSGVLEQLHHDDEEKQEAVRYGDSGGPWTSTTENNQPLWSQKKQSEAVNQLKSLLLKQGKEMPAPLSPSKDLVPVTHNPPDYIQHLEAEVRFCKEEQQGLKQRIRVVVVENEKLRTELQAKHADMSLKDHQTFPNRTVNENVSGDSHMAKRGDHTARKHELEQLKVVHQAQIETLEAQVISLRRDLSLSQKDCEELTACMRNAEKEAPSSVRVDCVPRVSGLCLKCAQQEALLAGAPANAHVQALDRLTKERDELLAALSAARSARQEFQQREWTACLQVKGAVEMAEEAHLHKAEVEVQCQQLSRELARQTAQRERDAQALKDRIVKAREEGRSEGRRQEEELANTVAWLSQRTSELEGQLDRLHTDKSSLTNQLEGALQQLASAEQDNSKVRAELQYQVNHARLKKEDAERELQDLKSKSSRQLEKSTQEVEKLSSELVGCRQRLEAVQRDGGQWQAEALSLAEQLANAQRQLHLTREDNETAARAHEDKMACAARAWRDREGEMTALLQQMEMQHLQRAGELDRLLSSQTSLIKKLKEECRTLGAALEELTGNRRREVEQLAVVNQHLQDTVKSTRARCLDMEKQCVQHGRVHHTMKNRLQQLDRRCQSSAQQVCELLAKQNHMMINHTRQLHD